The window TACGCGGGCGAGATCGCCCAGTCGACGGGCGCGGACGTGGTCCGCGAGGAGTTCGTCGTCCAGGCGCGCGAACGGGCCGAGACCGACCGCTTCCGCGAACTCATCCGCGGGTCGACGCCCCACTCGCGGTACATCCTGCAGGCGCTCACGGTGCTCTCGCTCAACGAGGGCGACGACGAGGCGTTCCGCACCACGCGCATCTACGAACTGTACGAGCAGGTCTGCAGACAGGAGGGGTCGGAGTCCCTCTCGCTTCGTCGGGTCCGCGACCTGCTGAAGGAGCACGCCTTCCTCGACGTCATCGAACAGTCGCGGCACAGCGGAGGCAGCGCCGAGGGGAGCTACACGGAACACCGACTGCTCGAGGACCCCGTCGTCGTCCAGAGCGTCCTGCAGGACACGCTCGACTGACCGCCGGTCGCCGGCACGCGCCACGGACACACCTCGGTGGAGTCCCGACTCCGACGACCCGTCGACTGCCCTGACTGCCCCCGACGGGTGCCGACGAGTTCCGGCGGGCCGACGGGTCCAGATGGGTCCAGACGGATTCTGACGGGCCGGCGCAAGACGGGTCGTGGCGATTCCACCGGAAACGCGGTGTGTCGTAATATCGACGTAAGAATATATCCTAACTAGAACACATTATCGGGGGGATTCAAGTACCGGTGGTCAAACACCACGGGAAGACACCGAGCAGGGTGGCTGAGACGGCGGGCGTGGCCCGCGTGGGGGTGTCGTCCGCACCGAACGCTCTCTATCCGCACTCGCGAGAATCATCTGAAGACCAAACTGTTTGGGTTCCCTGTTGATTACCGATGCTAGTATCGGATAGAGTGAAGGTCATGGGGATTTGACTATGTGTGCAATGGCTGCTACGATGGACGCGGAACAGACCGAGGACGCCGAGGTCGATCCCGACGCACCCGACGCGGCGGCCGAGCCACGGACGCTCCCGAAAGACGAACTCTTCCACCTCCTCCAGAACGAGCGTCGTCGACGCGCGCTCCAGTTCCTGCGTGGACACGAGGACGGGGTCGTCGACATGCGCGACATGGCGGAGCACATCGCGGCCCTCGAGAACGACGTCGAGGTCGTCCAGTTGACCTCCGCCCAGCGCAAGCGGGTCTACGTCGGCCTCTACCAGTGCCACCTCCCGAAACTCGACGAGGCGGGCGTCGTCGACTACGACAAGAACCGGGGGACCGTCGCACAGACCCCGCTCTCGGCGCAGCTGACGCCGTACCTCGCCGTCGAGGCGGGCGACGTGCCCGAGACGGAGGAATCGGCAGACCGGACGGTCCGGGAACTCGTCGACGCCGCGGGACCCGCGGGCGCGGCGACGGTGATCGCCGCCGTGCTGACGGTCGGTGCGGCGACCAGCACGCTCCCGGCAGCCGGGCTGTGGCTACCCGTCGTCCTCACCACACTGTTCGCCGTCGTGACGCTCATCTCGGTGCTCCGATAACCGCCTTCTTCGCGGACTCGACGTCCGAGCGGTATCACATGACCGAGCGACAGCGCTCGCGCTCTCCTCCTGCGTCCACCACGACTCGACCCTCACTCCCCGCTTCGACCGGCAGCCGGCCCCGAGCGGCCGGTAGCTGTCGACTACTGGCTCGTTAGCGTGTCAGTAGCAAAGTCGGATTACGTGAATGTGTGAGCTGGTGCCGACACATGAACTTGGGCAACACAGCTCGGTCGTCTGACACGCATCGCCGCTGCCAGAACTGCGGCGATTTCGTCACCCAGCAGTTTAGCAGGGTGTTCGGGAACAACGCGGACGAGGTCTACGGCTGTCTCAGCTGCCGGACCGCCCGCGACCTGCGGGAGGGCCACCAGCTCCGCCCGTCGGAGTCGGCGCCGTAGCCGCACAGCAGAACGCACACGACACTGTACCTGTCATGCACCGTCCGGTGGTTGGCCGGACGGCTTTTCTTCGCCCCACGAGTGGTGAGGGACTGTCGCGAACCAGGGTCCGCACCACCGACGCCCCGCGTCGGACTGCCCCCCGGTCGAGGTGGGGCCATCGCCCCGTCCTCGCGTAGTTTTCCCTCGCCCGGACGCCGGTGCCGTCGCCCCGTCGACCGGTCGACCCGTCCCGGTAAACGGTTCAACGTCCGATTAGGCGTGGAAAAATCGCCAGACTGCGGCCGGGTGGGGGGCAACACCCCCATCCCCGCTTGAACCGTCCACGACCGGTGTTACTCTGCGTATAATAATGTGTCGTTCACGAGTACGTCGAGCCAAGAGGTCGAGTGGCCTGTGCGGCCACCGAGGGACGCCACGACGATGACCTCGTCACTAATCAACAATGTGTGGAATTATCGCGTGCATCGGATCGGACGACGCGGTCGGTGAGCTGCTGACGGGGCTCGAGAACCTCGAGTACCGAGGGTACGACTCGGCCGGCATCGCCGTCCAGAACGGCCACGGCATCGCCGTCAGGAAGAAAGCGGGTAAGATCAGCGAGCTCAAGGGGGCCATCGCCGCGGACGTCCCCGACGGCAGCGTCGGTATCGGCCACACCCGGTGGTCGACGCACGGTCCGCCGACCGACGAGAACGCCCACCCGCACACGAGCCAGAGCGAGGGGGTGGCCGTCGTCCACAACGGCATCATCGAGAACTACGAGGTCGTCCGCTCCCGGCTCATGGAGGAGGGGTACGTCTTCACGAGCGAGACGGACACCGAGGTAATCCCCCACCTCATCGACCACTACATGGACCAGGGCGACGACGTCGAGACGGCGTTCGAACGCGCCATCGACGACCTGGACGGGAGCTACGCGGTCGCGCTCATGGTCGACGGGACGGACACCGTCTACGCGGCCCGACAGGACTCCCCGCTCGTCGTCGGCGTCGACGACAGCGGCCCCGAGACGCGCTACTACCTCGCCAGCGACGTGCCCGCCTTCCTCGAGTTCACCGACCGGGTGATGTACCTCGAGGACGGCGACGTCGCCCGCGTCACGACCGACGGCATCGACGTCCACGACGCGGACGGCCCCGTCCAGCGACCGATCGAGACCGTCGAGTGGAACGCCGAGGAGACGGGCAAGGGCCAGTACGAGCACTACATGCTCAAGGAGATACACACCCAGCCCGAGGCCCTGCGCGGGACGCTCTCCGGCCGAATCGAGGACGGGGACGTCACGCTGGAGGAGTTCCCCGAGGGCACCTTCGAGGGCATCGAGCAGGTCCACCTCGTCGCCTGCGGGACCTCTTTCCACGCCGCGAAGTGCGGTGCCCGCCAACTGGTTCGGGCGGGCATCCCCGCGAGCACCTTCCGCGCGAGCGAGTACCACGACCTCCAGCCCGTCGACGAACGGACGCTGGTCGTCGCCGTCACCCAGAGCGGCGAGACCGCGGACACGCTGAGCGCGCTGCGTCGCGCCGAGGAGGCCGGCGCGTCGACGGTCGCGCTGACGAACGTCGTCGGGTCGACCGTCTCGCGGGAGGCCGACGACACGCTCTACATCCGCGCCGGTCCCGAAATCGGCGTCGCGGCCACCAAGACGTTCACCTCGCAGGTCGCCGCGCTCACGCTCCTGACCCACCGGCTCGCCGCGGACCTGGAGCGGGGGACCGTCCGCGAGGATGCCGCCGAGTTCCTGGCCGAACTCGAGGCGCTCCCCGACCGTATCGAGGACCTCCTCGGGCGCACGCGCGCGAGCGACGTGAGCGAGAGCAACATGGGGCGGGACGCGTACTTCTTCATCGGGCGGGACTTCGAGTACCCGGTCGCGCTGGAGGGGGCGCTGAAGTTCAAGGAGATCACGTACGAGCACGCCGAGGGGTTCGCCTCCGGCGAACTGAAACACGGTCCCCTCGCCCTCGTCACCCCCGACGCGACTATCTTCGCCCTGCTCACCGGGGACCGCGGCGAGGAGACGCGCAAGAACGCCGAGGAGGCCCGGACTCGGGGTGCGCGCGTCATCGCCGTCGCGCCCGAGGGGATGGACGTCGGCGAGATGGCCGACGACGTCCTCCGGGTACCCGACACCCACCCCGACCTCGCGGGCCTACTGGCGAACGTCCAGCTCCAGCTCGTCTCGTACCACACCGCCTACGGGCTGGGTCGCGAGATCGACAAGCCGCGCAACCTCGCGAAGAGCGTCACCGTCGAGTAGTCCGCTCGGTCCCGAGGACACCTGATTTCCGGTGAGTCCGGTGGTCGACCGTCGGCGGCACCGTCCGCCGTCGGTCCGAAACAGCAGTCGCCTCGTTGATGCTTCTCGGCGCGCTCGCGGCTCGGAGCGGCGGAATCTCGCCCGTCGCGCCGCACAAACTCCCCCATAACAAAGCCTCGAAGGGCCGGAGTCGGAGATATGGCCGACCAGCCGGACGTCCTGTTTCTCGTCCTGGATTCCATGCGGCGGGACCGGGTCTCGACGTACGGGCACCACCGCAAGACGACGCCGACGCTCGACGCACTGGCGAAGCGCGCCTCGGTCTTCGAGAACGCCTTCACGCCCGCGCCGTGGACACTCCCCTCGCACTGCTCGATGTTCACGGGACTGTTCCCCTCCGAGCACGGCGTCACCAACGGGTTCACCGACCGGGACCTGCGCCTCGCCGAGGAGTTCACGACCGTCACCGAACGGCTCGCAGAGCGGGGGTACCGCACCGCCGGGTTCTCGAACAACCCGTGGGTAGGGAAGCTCTCGGGGCTCGACCGCGGGTTCGACGAGTACGTCGAGTGGAACCTCGAAATCGGCGTCGAGGGGGACGCCGACCTCCACACGCGTCGCGAGCGGCTCTACTCGCGCGGGAACACGTGGCTCGGCCACGCCTCCCGCCAGCCCCTGTTCGCGCTCAAGCGGCCTTTCTTCACGTCCAGCCTGACCGACCGCGCGAAGCGCTGGTTCGACTACACGAGCGGGAGCGACGACCCGACGTTCACCTTCATGAACCTCATGGAGGCACACAGTCCGTACTTCCCGCCGAAGGACGCCTTCCGCAAACTCGGGCTGAAGGCACCGAACGAACTCGAACCGCGCCTGCTGAACACGAGGCTGCTCGCGTACGTGCTCGGCACGCGCGACCTCGGGGACGACGAACGCGAGCGCGTCCTGGAGTTCTACGACGCGGCGCTGCGCTATCAGGACGCGAAGGTCAACGGACTGCTCACGATGCTCGACGAGCAGGGCCGACTGGACGACACCCTCGTCGTCGTCTGTGCCGACCACGGCAAGACGCTCGGCGAGTACGACCGCGACGGGACCCCGCCCCACTACGTCCGCGACATCAACGTCAACGTCCCACTCCTCGTGAAGTGGCCCGGCCAGAACGAGGGCGAACGCGTCGAAGCGCCCGTCGACCTCACCGACCTCCACGAACTCCTGCTGGGCGAGGCCGAATCGAGCGAGGCGTGGGCAGACGACGACGTGGCGCTCACCGAGGACCACGTCCCCCACACGGGCCGGGCCTCGAAGCCCGTCACCCACTGGCGCGTGCTCTCGGATTCCGAGTTCAAGTACGCTCGCAGCGAGGAGGGCGAGGAGTTCGTCTTCGAGCGTCGTGGAGATGCGGACCCCGCGAACCGCAAACCCAACGGCGAGCGACTGGTCGAGGCCGACGAGGCGATGCTGGCGGAGGCACGCCGCCGACTCGACGAACGCATCGAGACCCTGAACGAGTCGGCGGGTGTCGCGGACGACGCCGACGGGGAACTCGACGGCGACGTGCAGGCGCAGTTGCGGGACCTCGGCTACCTATAGGGCCAGCCCCGCGAGCACCTCGGGGCGGTACTGTCTCACCTTCCCGTCGTGGCGGTCGGTGTTGTACGGGTTGACGAACAGGCCCCGGTCGTCGCTGGCCGCGAGGAAGACGTAGGTGCTGGCGGTGGGAAGCCGCCCGCCGGTGTAGTCGGCCAGCGCACGGCGCTTCCCGTAACTCGCGAGGGTCTCCCAGCGCTCGAAGTCCACGTCGGAGGAGGAGACGAGGACGTCGGCGCTCGTGGTTCGATTGACCCGCCGGTCGGTCGGCGAGGTGCTGTCGAGGCCCGTCTCCAGCGCCGTCGAGAAGGCGATCCACTGCGTCCCGTCGTGGCCCCATGTCGCACTGTAGAACACCGACCCGGAGGCGGTCCCGACCACCTCGGGGTCCGGGTCGTCGTCCAGTTCGTCGCGTGCGACCCGAAGGAGGTGGTTGTCCTCGGCGTAGGTGCAGTCCATCCCCCACAGCACCGCCTCGGGGGTGAAGGCGAGTTCGACCGCCCGCCAGCGCTGACTGCCGGTGCCGACGACGTCGAGTTCGACCTCCCCGCTCCCCTCGCGCAGGCGGGCGATGCGACACTCCTCGTCGGCGTCGCCGGTCGTCACCCAGACGTCTCCGGAGTAGGGGTCGGCCTGTATCGCGTGGACGTGGCGCACCTCGGGGAGGGCGAGGAGCGTCGACCACGACCGCCCGCCGTCGGTCGATTCGAGGACGTTCGGCACCTCGTCGCCCAGCGGGTACTCCCCGAGCAGGAGGCGGTCGCCGTCCCGACAGAGGGCGGTCGGGAGGACGCCCATCGGGCCCGACGACCGGGGGAGTTCACGGACGGGCCGCCAGGACGCCCCGCCGTCGCGCGAGAGGAGCAGCCAGCGGTCGAGCGTCGCCAGCACGGCGTCGCCGGGGAGCGCCCAGACGTTCGTCGTCGGGAACGCCCCGACGGTGTACTCGACGAGTCGCTTCGGGAACCGGGCGGTCAGCGCCTGGCTCCGGAGGTAGTCACGCCCGCACATGGGGTTGGTGAGACGGCCCGTCGCCGCGAACCGGCCGGGGCGCGTCTCCGCGTAGAGGGTCTGGTAGTCCGACCCGTACAGCCTCCCGTCGTAGAGTCCGTGGAGTCGCATCGAGTTATCAGACGGTTCGGCAGTGAATACAAAAAGCTACTTCCGGCGTGCGCGCCGGAAAACCGACAGGCGGAAAGGGCATGAACTGACGTGCTGTAGATGTAGCTGCCGATTAACTATGCCCGCGTACAGCGCACGTGTGAGCAGTAACCTGTGATGCCAGCTGGAGTGACTTACTGGAGCGAGAACCGTTCGGTGGTCGGATGAACGTCGAACGAGTCGTCTCGCTCGGCGTCATCCTCGCCGTCATCGTCGCGATGGGCGTCTCTGCGACGACCCTCGAGTCGTCGCTGTCGTCGAACCCCGACGAGGTCATCGACCTCGACTACGAGAACATCCCGCTCGGCCAGGACGCCGTCAGGGACGCGAAAGACGAGGTCGAACAGAACAAGGAGAACCCCAACCCGACGGGCGACCCGCGCACCATGCCCGAACAGAAACCCACCGAGGTACAGGCCGGCGGTGGGGGGCCGAGCGACGACGGGCCCGGCGAGGAGCGCTCGCTCCTCGACCGCCTGCTGGACCTGCTGATGCAGCTCCTGCCGTTCCTCCTGGCGCTGCTCGCCCTGCTGGTCCTCGCGGCGCTCGCGCGCCGGTACGGTCGACGGCTCCTCGCGCTCCTGCTCGCGCTGGTGCCACAGGACGGCACCGAGTCGACCGACGACGACGTCACGTGGACGCCCCACCCGCGAAACGACATCGAACGGGCGTGGCTCTCGATGCTCGACCGCGCCGGCGTCCAGCGCCCCCGGCAGATGACGCCCGCCGAGTGCGCGAATCAGGCCGTCGCCGCGGGCCTCGACCCCGACGGCGTCCAGCGCCTCCGCACCGCCTTCGAGAAGGTTCGCTACGGCGGCGGGGAGGTCACCGACGAGGACGCCCGACAGGCCCGCGAGGGCCTCCGCCGGATGGGCCTCGGCGGTGGCGGGAGCCTCGGGGGGAGTAGCTGATGGGCGTCCTCAAGCGGGCGCTCTGGTACTTCGCGGTCCTGCTCGGCATCGTCGTCTTCGGCGGCGCGCTGGCGGTCCTCCTCGTCCCGTCGCTCCGGGCGGCCCTTCCGGTCGAGGCACTCGTCGACGTCGCCGGGAGCGACTACCTGCTGGTAGCCGTCTTCGGCGGCCTCGCGCTGGTCGCCCTCCTCGTCATGCTCGTCGCCCGCGCCGTGGGGAGCGTCGAACAGGAGCGTCCGCCCGAACCGGAGTACGTCGAGCGGGTGCCCCTCCTCGGCGCGGAGTTCGACGACCTCGTCGAGAACGGGGTCGGCGTCCGCGCCATGCTGTCCGGCGACGAGGCCGACCGCATCCGCGAGCGACTCCGCGAGCAGGCGACTCGCACGCTGATGCGAAAGCGCAACCTCTCGCGCGAGCGGGCGGACGACCTCGTCGAGCGCGGCGCGTGGACCGACCGCCGCGTCCCGAGTGCGTTCCTCGCCGGCGGAAGCATCCCGACGAAGGCCCGCGTCAAGGCCGCGATTCGCGGCCAGACGTGGCTGCAGTTCGCCGCCAGCGAGACGGCCGACGAGATCGTCCGTCTCGCCGACGAGCGACACGACCGGTCCGTGCGGACGGGCGCGGGTGACCGGCCGACCGACGCCTCGGCGTCGTCATCGACGGCCACGACCCCGCCTGGCGGACGACCCGCCGCGACTGACGGAGGCGACGAACGATGAGCGAGACTACTACCACCACCAGCTTCGAACACGCGAGCACCGCCGGCGGGACCGAGGACGACGACCGGGTCGTCGAGAGCGAGGTCCGCCGGACCGGGCGCTGGCGCGGTATCGTCGCCGTCGCCCTGCTGGCGGGGTCGATGGGCGTCCTCGCCGCCCGCCCGCTCGTCCTCCTGATGGGCATCGTCGGCGCGACGTTCGCGGCCTACCCCCGGCTGACGGGGACGCCGAACCCCACCGTCCGTATCGAGCGCGAACTGAGCGACGACACGCCGGGCCGGGGCGACGAGGTGGAGGTGACCGTCCGCGTCACCAACACCGGTCGATGGCCGCTCTCGGACGTGCGCGTCGTCGACGGCGTGCCGCCGATACTCGCCGTCCGGGACGGGTCGCCGCGCCACGGGACGTTCCTCTGGCCGGGTCGGTCGAGCGAGTTCAGCTACACCGTCGGCGCGGAGTACGGGCGCCACCAGTTCGTCCCCGCGACGGTCATCGTCCGCGACGTCAGCGGCGGCCGGGAACTGTCCGCGGCGGTCGACTCCGCCGAGAAGACGGTGTTGACGTGTACGGACGCGGTGCCCGAGGTCCCCCTCCGCAAACGGACGCAGTACCACTTCGGTCGCCTCGTCACCGACGACGGGGGGAGCGGCATCGAGTTCCACCGCACCCGCGAGTACCAGCAGGGCGACCCGATGAGCCGGGTCGACTGGAAGCGCTTCGCCCGGACGGGACAGCTCACGACCATCGAGTTCCGCGAGGAGCGCGCCGCCTCGGTCGTGTTGCTCATCGACGCCCGCCCGAGCGCCTACCGCGCCAGCGCCGAGGGCGAACCCCACGGGCTGGCGTACAACCTCGCCGGGGCCGAGCAACTGCTGACCGCGCTCGGCGACACCCGCGACTACGTCGGCCTCGCGGCCATCGGTCGGGAGTTCTGCTGGCTCTCCTCCGGGACGGGCGTCGAACACGAACTCACCGCCCGCGAGTTGCTCGCGGCCCACCCGACGCTCTCGACCATCCCGCCGGAGGACGACGAGGTGGCGGACGCCGAACAGCAGGCGACCGAACTCCGCAAACGACTGGCCAACGATACCCAGGTCATCCTGCTCTCGCCGCTGGCCGACGAGTTCGTCACGTCGCTGGCGCTCTCGCTGGAGGCGACCAGCCACCCCGTCACCGTCGTCAGCCCGGACGTGACGAGCGACGCGACGCCGGGTGCACGCCTCGCCCGCGTCGAGCGTGACAACCGCATCCACTCGCTGCGCGAGGCGGAGATACCCGTCGTGAACTGGACGCCGGACCAGCCACTCGGAACCTCCATCGTCCACGCACAGGAGGTGGCCGGATGACGCGCGTCGTCTACCGCCCGACCCGCATCAGTTCGACGGTGGCGGTCCTCGCCGCCGCCGCGAGCGTCGGGTTCGTCGCCAACGCACCCGGTCAGCTGATGGCCGTCGGCACCGCCCTCGGGGGATGCGTCGTCCTCGCCCTCGGCGCGGCGCTCCACCGCCGAGGGTTCTGGTTCTTCGGCCTCCCCATCGCGCTGGTCGGCCTCGGCGTGTCGCTGTCGGCCATCGGCGTCGGGTTCGTCATGACTGGATCCACCCGCATCACCGAACGCGCCGAACTGGTCGGCCTGCTCGGCATCCCGCTGGTCGCCCTCGGCGTCGTCCCCCTCCACAAGCGCGTGGCCCGTCGCCTCGTCTCGGCCGGCCTCGTCTTCCTCGTCGTGGGGGCCGTCCTCAGCGGGATGCTCCACGGGACGGGCCTCGAACCCCTCCCCCTGCTAGCGAGTCTCGCGGCCGCAGTGGTCGCGTGGGACGCCGGCGAACAGGCCATCAACCTCGGCGAGCAACTGGGTCGCAGCGCCCGCACCTGGCCCGTCGAACTGAGCCACACCGGCGGAACCGTCGTCTTCGGCGGGTTGAGTATCGGGACGGCGATGACGCTCTACGGCGCGAACGTGACTGGACTCCCAATCGAGACCCTTCTCTTACTGCTCGCGGCGGCCGTCGTGCTGATGATGGCGCTGTACAAGTAGCGTCGCCCTCCTCCCCCTTCTCGCGCTCTTCCCCCACCTCCCGACTGACGTGCCGCCAGCGTTTACTAGCCAAGCGCCGTGGTCGCTTTCGCTCCGACCTTTCTGCACCGCCAGTGCTGTAGACGTACTGGGGTTGAGCCGATGTGCGAGTGCTCCATCTATGACCCTACGCTGAGGCAGAACATCAGTGGCGAATTCTGACTGCGACCGTTTTGATTAGCAGTCGGGTTCGATAGCCAAACTGGAGGCAAGCGAACCATGCCCATCCAAGCAGGAGACCAACGGCGTGAGCGCTAATCGATTGACCTGGTGGGGCAGTGAGAATGCCAAGGGCACGACCCACCGTCTGTGCAGTACTTGAGAAGACAACGACCGACAACAACAGTCCGCCTACGAGTTTGGCAGTGTCTTCGAAATCAGCTTTACCCGACCGGAGAAACGATTGCGTGTCTTTCAGCAAAACCAACGCCAAGTATCCGGTCAAGGCCTTCGTAAGACCGCTCGCTCCGAGTGGGTGAGCATAGCGCAGCAGTACGGGAATAATTATTGACAGATATAGCGCCCCTACGGCAAACCCTGCGTATCCAACGGTCCCAATCCGCCGCTCGGTCACCCACCCCAGAATAACGAGGACAACGACGTTTCCTCGGTAGTGGTCAACTCCGGAGTGGAGCCACGGCCCATACCACAGGTAGCTGACGTGGTACGGGTCAAGCTTGGCGAGGTGAACAGCGGTCATCCCCACCACGATTAGAACCGTTGCCACCGGGATTCTACTGAAACTGCTCGTATTCAATAATCAGCTTATATCAATGAGAATATATGGATGTGTCGAGTGGGATTGTATATTTCGACGAGACACGAAACAGAGCGAGCGCCTTTCAGCCGACTTACTGCTGCTGCTGGGTGTACTGCACCGTCGGCACCTCGATGTCGTCGAGGATGTCCCGGACGACGGTGCGCTTGTCGACGTTGCCGACGCGGGCGTCCGCGGTGAGGACGATACGGTGGGCGAGGACAGGCGGCGCGATGGTCTTGACCTCGTCGGGGGTGACGTACATCCGGCCGTTGATGGCCGCGAGCGCCCGCGACACCTCGAAGAGGCGCTGAGTCGCACGCGGGGAGACGCCAGTCTTCACGCGGGAGTTCTCGCGGGTGGCCCGGCAGACGCGGGTGATGTAGCGTCGGACGTCCGGGTCGACGTGGACCCGTTCGACCGTCTCGCGGAGGTCGGCGGGTTCGCCGTCGTCACAGACCCGCCCGGCGGAGGGCGTCGCGGTGGTGCGCTCGGCGCGCCGGTTGATGATCTCCAGTTCGCCCTCCTCGTCGGGGTAGCCGATGCTGGTCTTGATGATGAAGCGGTCCTTCTGGGCCTCGGGCAGCGGGAAGGTCCCCTCCTGTTCGACGGGGTTCTGCGTCGCGATGACGAAGAACGGCTGGGGGAGCATGTGCGTCTCGCCGTCGACGGTGACCTGTCCCTCCTCCATGGCTTCGAGGAGGGCGGACTGCGTCTTCGGCGAGGCGCGGTTGATCTCGTCGGCGAGGACGATGTTCGCGAAGATGGGACCGGGCTGGAACTCGAACTCGCGGGTCTTCTCGTTGAAGATGTGGGTACCCGTCACGTCGGAGGGGAGGAGGTCGGGCGTGAACTGGATGCGCGAAAAGGAGAGGCCGAGGGCGGTGGCGAACGACCGTGCGGTCAGCGTCTTCCCGGTCCCCGGCACGTCCTCCAGCAGGACGTGCCCGCCGGCGAGAAAGCCCGTTAGCACCGTCCGCATGACCTTTCGGTCGGCGATGACGGCCCGTCCGACCTCGTCGAGTATCGCGTTGCTCCGCGAGTGCACGTCCTGTATCTCCATACGGGCTATCGTCCACGACCGGGCTTTGTTATCGCCCACATAAGGGTCGTAACTACTCCCCGGCTCCCGCGACCGTCGCGACCATCGATAGCCGGGTCCCGGAGCGAAGCTGCCGGTACGGGGGTCGAGAGACCCGAGAACGGATCATTTCGCGCTCATCGAGTCCTCGGTAAGACGACGTATAACTAATCCGGGTGGCGCTGTACGGAGCCTCGGAGCGTGAACCCAACATGAGTCAGAACCCACAGGGTCACAACTCGCAGGCTGCAGCCCAGAGCACCGCGCAGGGGAGCCAGCAGGGCACCCAGCAAGGCACCGCTCAGGGCGGCCAGCAGGCACAGGGAACGCCCCAGCAGAACCAGCCGAACGCGCAGAACCAGCAGGCGCGACAGCCCCAGCAGAGCACCACCGAGGAGGTGGGCAGTTGGTTCGCGGAGACCACTGTCCGCGCCGG is drawn from Halomarina litorea and contains these coding sequences:
- a CDS encoding DUF7344 domain-containing protein; amino-acid sequence: MDAEQTEDAEVDPDAPDAAAEPRTLPKDELFHLLQNERRRRALQFLRGHEDGVVDMRDMAEHIAALENDVEVVQLTSAQRKRVYVGLYQCHLPKLDEAGVVDYDKNRGTVAQTPLSAQLTPYLAVEAGDVPETEESADRTVRELVDAAGPAGAATVIAAVLTVGAATSTLPAAGLWLPVVLTTLFAVVTLISVLR
- a CDS encoding DUF7563 family protein — its product is MNLGNTARSSDTHRRCQNCGDFVTQQFSRVFGNNADEVYGCLSCRTARDLREGHQLRPSESAP
- the glmS gene encoding glutamine--fructose-6-phosphate transaminase (isomerizing), coding for MCGIIACIGSDDAVGELLTGLENLEYRGYDSAGIAVQNGHGIAVRKKAGKISELKGAIAADVPDGSVGIGHTRWSTHGPPTDENAHPHTSQSEGVAVVHNGIIENYEVVRSRLMEEGYVFTSETDTEVIPHLIDHYMDQGDDVETAFERAIDDLDGSYAVALMVDGTDTVYAARQDSPLVVGVDDSGPETRYYLASDVPAFLEFTDRVMYLEDGDVARVTTDGIDVHDADGPVQRPIETVEWNAEETGKGQYEHYMLKEIHTQPEALRGTLSGRIEDGDVTLEEFPEGTFEGIEQVHLVACGTSFHAAKCGARQLVRAGIPASTFRASEYHDLQPVDERTLVVAVTQSGETADTLSALRRAEEAGASTVALTNVVGSTVSREADDTLYIRAGPEIGVAATKTFTSQVAALTLLTHRLAADLERGTVREDAAEFLAELEALPDRIEDLLGRTRASDVSESNMGRDAYFFIGRDFEYPVALEGALKFKEITYEHAEGFASGELKHGPLALVTPDATIFALLTGDRGEETRKNAEEARTRGARVIAVAPEGMDVGEMADDVLRVPDTHPDLAGLLANVQLQLVSYHTAYGLGREIDKPRNLAKSVTVE
- a CDS encoding sulfatase gives rise to the protein MADQPDVLFLVLDSMRRDRVSTYGHHRKTTPTLDALAKRASVFENAFTPAPWTLPSHCSMFTGLFPSEHGVTNGFTDRDLRLAEEFTTVTERLAERGYRTAGFSNNPWVGKLSGLDRGFDEYVEWNLEIGVEGDADLHTRRERLYSRGNTWLGHASRQPLFALKRPFFTSSLTDRAKRWFDYTSGSDDPTFTFMNLMEAHSPYFPPKDAFRKLGLKAPNELEPRLLNTRLLAYVLGTRDLGDDERERVLEFYDAALRYQDAKVNGLLTMLDEQGRLDDTLVVVCADHGKTLGEYDRDGTPPHYVRDINVNVPLLVKWPGQNEGERVEAPVDLTDLHELLLGEAESSEAWADDDVALTEDHVPHTGRASKPVTHWRVLSDSEFKYARSEEGEEFVFERRGDADPANRKPNGERLVEADEAMLAEARRRLDERIETLNESAGVADDADGELDGDVQAQLRDLGYL
- a CDS encoding WD40/YVTN/BNR-like repeat-containing protein → MRLHGLYDGRLYGSDYQTLYAETRPGRFAATGRLTNPMCGRDYLRSQALTARFPKRLVEYTVGAFPTTNVWALPGDAVLATLDRWLLLSRDGGASWRPVRELPRSSGPMGVLPTALCRDGDRLLLGEYPLGDEVPNVLESTDGGRSWSTLLALPEVRHVHAIQADPYSGDVWVTTGDADEECRIARLREGSGEVELDVVGTGSQRWRAVELAFTPEAVLWGMDCTYAEDNHLLRVARDELDDDPDPEVVGTASGSVFYSATWGHDGTQWIAFSTALETGLDSTSPTDRRVNRTTSADVLVSSSDVDFERWETLASYGKRRALADYTGGRLPTASTYVFLAASDDRGLFVNPYNTDRHDGKVRQYRPEVLAGLAL
- a CDS encoding DUF4129 domain-containing protein; translated protein: MNVERVVSLGVILAVIVAMGVSATTLESSLSSNPDEVIDLDYENIPLGQDAVRDAKDEVEQNKENPNPTGDPRTMPEQKPTEVQAGGGGPSDDGPGEERSLLDRLLDLLMQLLPFLLALLALLVLAALARRYGRRLLALLLALVPQDGTESTDDDVTWTPHPRNDIERAWLSMLDRAGVQRPRQMTPAECANQAVAAGLDPDGVQRLRTAFEKVRYGGGEVTDEDARQAREGLRRMGLGGGGSLGGSS
- a CDS encoding DUF7269 family protein yields the protein MGVLKRALWYFAVLLGIVVFGGALAVLLVPSLRAALPVEALVDVAGSDYLLVAVFGGLALVALLVMLVARAVGSVEQERPPEPEYVERVPLLGAEFDDLVENGVGVRAMLSGDEADRIRERLREQATRTLMRKRNLSRERADDLVERGAWTDRRVPSAFLAGGSIPTKARVKAAIRGQTWLQFAASETADEIVRLADERHDRSVRTGAGDRPTDASASSSTATTPPGGRPAATDGGDER
- a CDS encoding DUF58 domain-containing protein, which produces MSETTTTTSFEHASTAGGTEDDDRVVESEVRRTGRWRGIVAVALLAGSMGVLAARPLVLLMGIVGATFAAYPRLTGTPNPTVRIERELSDDTPGRGDEVEVTVRVTNTGRWPLSDVRVVDGVPPILAVRDGSPRHGTFLWPGRSSEFSYTVGAEYGRHQFVPATVIVRDVSGGRELSAAVDSAEKTVLTCTDAVPEVPLRKRTQYHFGRLVTDDGGSGIEFHRTREYQQGDPMSRVDWKRFARTGQLTTIEFREERAASVVLLIDARPSAYRASAEGEPHGLAYNLAGAEQLLTALGDTRDYVGLAAIGREFCWLSSGTGVEHELTARELLAAHPTLSTIPPEDDEVADAEQQATELRKRLANDTQVILLSPLADEFVTSLALSLEATSHPVTVVSPDVTSDATPGARLARVERDNRIHSLREAEIPVVNWTPDQPLGTSIVHAQEVAG